A genomic stretch from Achromobacter spanius includes:
- a CDS encoding ABC transporter ATP-binding protein, producing the protein MTTTGALLQVEGLRKSFGGIDALAGVSFTLEAGRMLALIGPNGAGKSTCFNVLGGQLRPDAGSVRLDGRELVGLSAGKICRLGVGRTFQTAATFRSMTVRENVQTALLARDRLLFRPWRRADRHAADEAMALLSQVHMADKAESPCGTLAYGDVKRVELAMALAHQPRLLLMDEPTAGMATNERHALMRLTRQLADTQRIAVLFTEHSLDVVFKHADHIAVLVRGALLAEGAPAIIAADERVRAAYLGTEAP; encoded by the coding sequence ATGACGACTACCGGCGCCCTGCTGCAAGTGGAAGGCTTGCGCAAATCCTTTGGCGGGATCGACGCGCTGGCCGGCGTGTCCTTCACGCTTGAGGCGGGGCGGATGCTGGCCTTGATCGGCCCGAACGGCGCGGGTAAATCCACCTGCTTCAACGTGCTGGGCGGCCAACTACGGCCGGATGCCGGCTCCGTGCGGCTGGATGGGCGCGAACTGGTGGGCCTGTCGGCCGGCAAGATCTGCCGGCTGGGTGTGGGCCGCACCTTTCAGACCGCCGCCACGTTCCGGTCGATGACGGTGCGCGAAAACGTGCAGACCGCACTACTGGCGCGCGACCGCCTGCTGTTTCGCCCCTGGCGCCGCGCCGACCGGCATGCGGCCGACGAAGCCATGGCCTTGTTGTCGCAAGTGCACATGGCGGACAAGGCCGAGTCGCCCTGTGGCACATTGGCTTATGGCGATGTCAAGCGGGTTGAGCTTGCCATGGCGTTGGCGCACCAGCCGCGCCTGCTGTTGATGGACGAGCCCACGGCCGGCATGGCCACCAACGAACGGCACGCGCTGATGCGGCTGACGCGTCAACTGGCCGACACTCAGCGCATTGCCGTGCTGTTCACGGAACACAGCCTGGACGTGGTGTTCAAGCACGCCGACCACATCGCGGTACTGGTGCGCGGCGCGCTGCTGGCCGAAGGCGCCCCCGCCATCATCGCGGCGGACGAACGGGTGCGCGCGGCCTACCTGGGCACCGAGGCGCCCTGA
- a CDS encoding SulP family inorganic anion transporter, with protein MTQGASKLATRLFGSWVEDVSRVTLRADLSAGLLGALLVLPQGVAFATLAGLPAEYGLYSAIIPCIVAALFGSSRHVMSGPTNANSLALFAVLTPLAVAGSPGYIELALAVTVLVGLMQWLVGALRLGSLAHFISPSALFGFTSGAAILIAVHALKDGLGVPSPDSHGAGALLVSVGTHLDQIHPGAVMVTLVTLGVALLARRLDKRKPYMLFGLVAGALAAVAFNAWVASHGGEPVSVVGAIAQPWPPFHVPSVDWRALPDLLSLAFALTIVALAQSISIAKAVATRSGQRIDANREFVGQGLSNIVGGFFSCYLSCGSLNRSIPNFEAGARTPLAAVFSAVLLVVLVALSAPLLAMIPNAAISGLLLLVAWTLLDIPRWRQLIRMQRGECAIAAATLAATVTIRMEVAILLGTVLSLMAYLHRTSRPAMRTMGFDSRAPDRRFVVLEHQPDALPECPQLKLLRMEGSIYFGAAAHVAQRLHELRAVPNAPRHLLVMAKSMNFIDLAGAQVWEDELAARRAMGGDLYFHRPRPEVLDMWRRTGFLDRLGADHIYPDKATALRSIYARLDPDICAGCQARIFWECPPPNPQNQVDLHGSGRTGQSAA; from the coding sequence ATGACGCAAGGGGCAAGCAAACTGGCGACCCGCCTATTCGGTTCATGGGTGGAAGACGTCAGCCGCGTGACCCTGCGTGCTGATTTGTCCGCGGGCCTGTTAGGGGCTTTGCTGGTGTTGCCGCAGGGCGTGGCCTTTGCCACGCTGGCCGGGCTGCCCGCCGAATACGGCCTGTATTCCGCGATCATTCCCTGTATTGTCGCGGCGCTGTTCGGGTCCAGCCGCCATGTGATGTCGGGTCCGACCAATGCGAATTCACTGGCCTTGTTCGCGGTGCTGACACCGCTGGCCGTTGCCGGCAGCCCTGGCTACATCGAACTGGCGCTGGCGGTCACCGTGCTGGTCGGACTCATGCAGTGGCTGGTGGGCGCGCTGCGCCTGGGGTCGCTGGCGCACTTCATTTCGCCATCTGCCCTGTTCGGCTTTACCAGCGGCGCCGCTATCCTGATCGCGGTGCATGCCTTGAAGGACGGGCTGGGCGTGCCGTCGCCGGACTCGCACGGCGCCGGCGCGTTGCTGGTCAGCGTGGGCACGCATCTGGACCAGATACATCCGGGCGCGGTGATGGTGACGCTTGTTACCCTGGGCGTGGCCTTGCTTGCGCGCCGGTTGGATAAGCGCAAACCCTACATGCTGTTTGGTCTGGTGGCCGGTGCGCTGGCGGCCGTCGCATTCAATGCATGGGTCGCCTCGCACGGCGGGGAGCCAGTGTCGGTGGTGGGCGCCATCGCGCAGCCGTGGCCGCCGTTCCATGTGCCCAGCGTGGATTGGCGCGCCTTGCCCGATTTGCTCAGCCTGGCGTTCGCGCTGACCATCGTGGCCTTGGCGCAATCCATTTCCATCGCCAAGGCGGTGGCCACCCGGTCGGGCCAGCGCATCGACGCCAACCGGGAATTCGTGGGGCAGGGGCTGTCGAACATCGTGGGCGGCTTCTTTTCCTGCTACTTGTCTTGCGGGTCGTTGAATCGGTCGATTCCCAATTTCGAAGCGGGTGCCAGGACGCCGCTGGCGGCGGTTTTTTCCGCCGTGCTGCTGGTGGTGCTGGTGGCCTTGTCGGCCCCTTTGCTGGCCATGATTCCGAATGCCGCCATTTCCGGGCTGCTGTTGTTGGTGGCATGGACGTTGCTGGATATTCCGCGCTGGCGGCAATTGATTCGCATGCAGCGCGGCGAATGCGCGATTGCCGCTGCCACGCTGGCCGCCACTGTCACCATCCGCATGGAAGTGGCGATTCTGCTGGGCACTGTGCTGTCGCTGATGGCGTATCTGCATCGCACATCACGCCCGGCGATGCGCACGATGGGCTTTGATTCGCGCGCACCGGACCGGCGTTTCGTGGTGCTTGAGCACCAGCCCGACGCCTTGCCTGAATGCCCGCAACTGAAGCTGTTGCGCATGGAAGGGTCTATCTACTTCGGCGCGGCGGCCCATGTGGCGCAGCGCCTGCATGAGCTGCGCGCCGTGCCGAACGCGCCCCGCCACCTGCTGGTAATGGCCAAGAGCATGAACTTCATTGACCTTGCCGGTGCTCAGGTCTGGGAAGACGAACTGGCCGCGCGGCGCGCGATGGGGGGCGACCTGTATTTCCACCGTCCCCGGCCTGAAGTGCTGGACATGTGGCGGCGTACGGGCTTTCTGGATCGGCTGGGCGCCGACCATATCTACCCCGATAAGGCAACGGCGCTGCGCTCGATCTACGCCCGGCTGGACCCTGACATCTGCGCCGGCTGCCAGGCCAGGATCTTCTGGGAATGCCCGCCGCCCAATCCCCAGAACCAGGTTGATCTGCACGGCTCAGGCCGGACGGGGCAAAGCGCGGCTTGA
- a CDS encoding hemerythrin domain-containing protein, translated as MVVSFPGGPAPAPSADDPLALLSACHGRIARQCATLTRLAAHLCLHGSDDAAQTAAASVSRYFDTAAAHHHEDEEQDLFPALIESMAGSDACCLHALVQGLMDDHRRLERLWAPLRMALAEVAAGRPAVLPAEQVQQFTQAYAAHIQREEDELLPMAARLVPDEALIAMGSAMRARRGGGAP; from the coding sequence ATGGTGGTGAGCTTTCCTGGTGGTCCGGCGCCTGCGCCGAGCGCGGATGACCCGCTGGCGCTGCTGTCGGCTTGCCACGGACGTATCGCGCGCCAGTGCGCCACGCTGACGCGACTGGCCGCGCATCTTTGCCTGCACGGCAGCGACGATGCCGCGCAAACGGCCGCCGCCAGCGTGTCGCGTTATTTCGATACCGCCGCCGCGCACCATCACGAGGATGAAGAACAAGACCTGTTTCCCGCCTTGATTGAATCCATGGCGGGCTCGGATGCCTGCTGTCTGCACGCGCTGGTGCAAGGGCTGATGGACGATCATCGCCGCTTGGAACGCTTGTGGGCGCCGTTGCGCATGGCGCTGGCCGAGGTGGCTGCCGGCAGGCCGGCGGTCTTGCCCGCCGAACAGGTCCAGCAATTCACGCAGGCCTATGCCGCCCACATCCAGCGCGAAGAAGACGAGCTCTTGCCGATGGCGGCGCGCCTGGTGCCCGATGAGGCGCTGATCGCCATGGGGAGCGCCATGCGCGCGCGGCGCGGCGGCGGGGCGCCCTGA